In one Mucilaginibacter ginsenosidivorax genomic region, the following are encoded:
- a CDS encoding type IV secretion system DNA-binding domain-containing protein codes for MEETHEQHKLHGFMQCLIYVSIALEAAIFVYKQAPFWGFFYGPIEKLSHVLIYSNLLYSKLATLFLICLVSIGTLAKKKQELDPKLHILYPLALGLLLFFGAAFLYGRVGAFAFSFTSWWDLGYMVCSMVGAILISVSMDNVSKMIRSGLGKDIWNVEGESFMQPVKPVVTPYSVNIPMLFYFKGKVRNGWINIVNPFRATILIGTPGSGKSFGIVNPFIRQLIAKEFCCCVYDYKFPDLGKIAYYHYLLAKQRGKCKKHEFHVINLNDVERSRRTNPWRNDYLKTLADASESAEGLVEAMKKGDKSGGSDQFFTQSAVNFLAACVYFFSKHAGGKYSSLPHVLSFLNHSYEDIFNTLFSEPELVSLLSPFKTAYVAKAFPQLEGQIGTLKIFISRLATKETFWVFSGDDFNLKISDNDTPGMVVLANDPSTQNINSACYSVVMNRLTKLINSKGNLPSALIIDEIPTLYIYKIDNLQAVARSNKVAILMGLQELPQFNQHYGKDTAATITAVVGNVLAGSVRNKETLDWLERIFGKNKQIGESLSIDRNKTSTSLQEKLEPLIPAGKMASLNTGEMVGLIAADVQEVYTGKFETSAINCKVNLSAAELSAEEAGYRDLPVYYDFAGRKEEILRENFMRINSEVDAIVESFRKPIPQVQVLPKGSMKPIPQPK; via the coding sequence ATGGAAGAAACCCACGAGCAGCATAAGCTTCATGGTTTTATGCAATGCCTCATCTATGTGTCCATTGCGCTCGAAGCCGCCATCTTTGTTTATAAGCAAGCCCCGTTCTGGGGCTTTTTTTATGGGCCGATAGAAAAGCTGAGCCATGTGCTTATTTACAGCAACTTGCTGTATAGTAAGCTGGCGACGCTGTTTTTGATCTGCCTGGTGAGCATCGGCACCTTAGCCAAAAAGAAGCAGGAACTTGACCCGAAACTGCATATCCTTTACCCGCTGGCTTTGGGGCTTTTGCTATTTTTTGGCGCGGCCTTTTTGTATGGCCGGGTGGGCGCTTTTGCCTTTTCCTTTACAAGCTGGTGGGATTTGGGCTATATGGTTTGTTCAATGGTCGGGGCTATCCTGATCAGCGTTTCCATGGATAATGTTTCCAAGATGATCCGCTCCGGTTTGGGCAAGGATATCTGGAATGTCGAGGGCGAAAGTTTTATGCAGCCCGTCAAGCCGGTGGTTACGCCTTATTCCGTCAACATTCCGATGTTGTTTTATTTCAAGGGAAAAGTCCGGAATGGGTGGATCAACATCGTAAACCCGTTCCGGGCTACGATTTTAATTGGTACGCCGGGGTCCGGCAAATCCTTTGGTATTGTCAACCCCTTTATACGGCAATTGATCGCGAAGGAATTTTGCTGCTGTGTTTATGATTACAAATTTCCGGATTTAGGAAAGATCGCTTATTACCATTATTTGCTGGCAAAACAGCGGGGCAAGTGCAAAAAGCATGAATTTCATGTGATTAACCTGAATGACGTTGAGCGAAGCAGGCGGACAAACCCCTGGCGGAATGATTATCTGAAGACCCTGGCGGATGCTTCCGAAAGTGCGGAGGGATTGGTGGAAGCCATGAAGAAGGGCGACAAGAGCGGCGGCAGCGACCAGTTCTTTACACAGTCTGCGGTTAACTTTTTAGCGGCTTGCGTGTACTTTTTCAGTAAACATGCCGGTGGTAAATATTCAAGCTTACCGCATGTACTATCATTTTTGAACCATTCTTACGAGGATATTTTTAATACCCTCTTTTCGGAACCTGAATTGGTTTCTTTATTGTCTCCTTTCAAAACGGCCTATGTGGCTAAAGCTTTTCCGCAACTGGAAGGTCAGATCGGCACGCTTAAAATATTTATATCGCGTTTGGCCACAAAGGAAACCTTCTGGGTTTTCTCCGGTGACGATTTCAATTTAAAAATCTCCGATAACGATACTCCGGGTATGGTCGTATTAGCCAACGACCCCAGCACACAAAATATCAATTCGGCCTGCTATTCCGTAGTGATGAACCGGCTGACAAAACTCATTAACAGCAAGGGTAATCTGCCGTCGGCCTTAATCATTGACGAAATTCCAACTTTATATATTTATAAAATTGACAACCTGCAAGCAGTTGCGAGATCGAATAAGGTGGCAATTTTGATGGGTTTGCAGGAATTACCCCAATTTAATCAACACTACGGGAAAGATACTGCGGCAACTATCACTGCGGTTGTCGGCAATGTACTGGCCGGTTCGGTCAGGAATAAGGAGACCCTGGACTGGCTGGAACGCATATTTGGTAAAAATAAACAAATTGGCGAAAGCCTGTCTATCGACCGTAATAAAACATCGACTTCCTTGCAGGAAAAGCTGGAGCCATTGATCCCGGCTGGTAAAATGGCTTCCTTAAATACGGGGGAAATGGTCGGCCTGATCGCTGCAGATGTCCAGGAAGTGTACACGGGTAAATTTGAAACTTCGGCCATCAACTGCAAGGTGAATCTGAGCGCGGCTGAATTGAGCGCGGAAGAAGCCGGTTACCGGGACTTACCCGTCTATTATGATTTTGCAGGGCGCAAAGAGGAAATCCTGCGCGAAAACTTTATGCGCATTAACAGCGAGGTCGATGCCATTGTCGAGAGTTTCCGCAAACCGATCCCGCAGGTACAGGTGCTGCCCAAAGGCAGCATGAAGCCGATCCCTCAGCCTAAGTAA
- a CDS encoding site-specific integrase — MEHIRDFNELMSNATRYLESQFDLSERTIDEYTRYWRRVRSFMGLNGIRTYNQEVEKQFLADDLRGRNKFELSESEKRVYNCVKTLTEFAEKGGISIKLNAFKPGKPKIILNGPIGDLFVSFLEYKRTECRWSGDTFETHKNYLSMFLKFCNKANIATIADIEFATILLFLSDPRSIKGRRRGGAVSSLRAFFKYAFEQKLLGIDYSVSIPSYKSASQPQLPSTYSEKEIVQLLSSIERSSAIGKRNYAMILMAVRLGFRASDIANLKFEHLQWTKSTIEINQYKTGQELVVPLLPDVGNAIIDYLKYGRRNSEEPYVFLKEKPPYGRKCDGGLVSDTVIAAFVKSGIDTKGRKSGSHALRHSLVSRMLEESTVLPVISEVLGHASTESTRYYLRIDFKSMKQCVLDVPPVAIDFYEQKGGAFYD, encoded by the coding sequence ATGGAACACATCAGGGACTTTAATGAATTAATGTCCAATGCGACACGTTACCTGGAATCTCAATTTGACCTTAGCGAAAGGACGATTGATGAATACACAAGGTATTGGAGACGAGTCCGATCATTTATGGGCTTAAACGGAATCAGGACCTATAATCAAGAAGTAGAAAAACAATTCCTTGCTGACGATTTGAGAGGCCGAAATAAATTCGAGCTTTCAGAGAGCGAAAAACGCGTCTATAATTGCGTTAAGACGTTAACAGAATTTGCCGAAAAAGGCGGTATTAGTATTAAACTGAACGCCTTCAAACCAGGCAAACCTAAGATTATACTTAACGGTCCAATCGGCGATCTATTCGTCTCATTTCTGGAATACAAGCGAACGGAATGTAGATGGTCAGGGGATACTTTTGAAACCCATAAGAACTACCTTTCAATGTTCTTAAAGTTTTGCAACAAAGCCAATATTGCAACCATCGCAGACATTGAGTTTGCCACTATCCTTCTTTTTTTAAGTGACCCGCGAAGTATTAAAGGTCGTCGCAGGGGTGGCGCAGTTTCATCGCTAAGGGCTTTTTTTAAGTATGCCTTTGAACAAAAGCTTTTAGGAATTGACTATTCTGTTAGCATACCCAGTTATAAATCTGCCAGTCAGCCACAACTGCCGTCAACCTATTCGGAAAAGGAAATTGTACAATTACTCTCGTCGATAGAAAGGTCGAGTGCGATAGGCAAAAGAAACTATGCCATGATCCTTATGGCTGTCAGGTTGGGTTTCAGAGCTTCCGATATAGCCAATTTAAAGTTTGAACACCTGCAATGGACGAAATCGACTATCGAAATAAATCAATATAAAACTGGACAGGAATTGGTTGTCCCTTTATTACCGGATGTCGGTAACGCTATTATTGATTATTTAAAGTATGGCCGGCGTAACTCAGAGGAACCTTACGTTTTTTTGAAAGAAAAACCACCATATGGACGAAAATGCGACGGTGGTTTAGTTTCTGACACGGTTATAGCGGCATTCGTCAAATCTGGAATTGATACAAAAGGAAGGAAATCCGGATCTCATGCACTGCGTCATAGCCTTGTATCCAGAATGCTCGAAGAAAGCACTGTTCTTCCTGTAATCTCGGAAGTGCTCGGCCATGCAAGCACTGAATCTACCCGATATTATCTACGAATAGATTTCAAATCCATGAAGCAGTGTGTGCTCGATGTCCCACCTGTAGCTATCGACTTCTACGAGCAGAAAGGAGGTGCTTTTTATGACTAA
- a CDS encoding tyrosine-type recombinase/integrase, with protein sequence MKRKLGFKFVKDAKLLLSIDVLATESGQITQGISKEFADLWIKKTLNESSRNHYQRAICLNHFSTFLCGFGIQSYIPKLPPPPKTTFIPHIYSPFEVNALFEASDKLRIANSCTSCALICLPLLIRTLYSTGIRIGEALALKNEDVNLLENYLRVRDSKNGKERIVPISETLAEACRHYISYRNKMPRRRSFEYFFVKLDGSQPSPATVGVWFRRCLRQAGIPYIGMYQGPRVHDLRHTFAVTSLANMAESGIDLYVSLPILSTYLGHQSLESTNQYVRLTKHIYPDLIKDVNLICQDVFPKYKNYETD encoded by the coding sequence ATGAAAAGAAAACTTGGCTTTAAGTTTGTAAAAGATGCCAAATTATTATTATCAATTGATGTTCTTGCTACCGAAAGCGGTCAAATTACACAAGGCATATCAAAGGAATTTGCAGATCTCTGGATAAAAAAGACCCTCAATGAGTCTTCAAGAAACCATTATCAGAGAGCAATTTGTCTTAATCATTTTTCGACTTTTTTGTGTGGTTTTGGCATCCAATCTTATATACCCAAACTACCGCCGCCTCCAAAAACAACATTTATTCCGCACATCTATTCACCTTTTGAAGTTAACGCATTATTTGAAGCATCTGACAAATTAAGGATTGCAAATTCCTGCACGAGTTGCGCTTTGATCTGCCTGCCGCTATTAATCAGGACATTGTACAGCACCGGAATACGGATAGGCGAAGCATTGGCTTTAAAAAATGAAGACGTTAACCTTCTTGAAAATTACTTACGCGTCCGGGATAGCAAAAATGGCAAAGAAAGGATAGTTCCCATATCTGAAACATTAGCGGAAGCTTGCAGACACTATATAAGTTATCGAAACAAAATGCCGCGCAGGAGGTCTTTTGAGTATTTCTTTGTGAAACTTGATGGCAGTCAGCCTTCTCCTGCAACAGTAGGTGTTTGGTTTAGAAGGTGCCTTAGGCAGGCAGGAATACCCTATATTGGAATGTACCAGGGTCCTCGTGTTCATGACCTCAGACATACTTTTGCAGTTACCTCACTCGCTAATATGGCCGAATCCGGGATCGATTTGTATGTTTCATTGCCTATACTTTCGACATACCTGGGGCACCAGTCCCTTGAGTCAACCAATCAATATGTACGATTAACCAAGCACATTTACCCTGATCTAATCAAAGATGTGAATCTGATCTGTCAGGATGTATTTCCTAAATATAAGAACTATGAAACCGACTGA